A part of Aspergillus flavus chromosome 5, complete sequence genomic DNA contains:
- a CDS encoding carbon-nitrogen hydrolase, producing MTGPPPNPTAGVLSLAKPIRTNNITCRLSFNRRYPSVCYYLHKTKKLPVYFVIIAVPKQIYSLLTGFGQQGRPFVFTIRSPAIHSAAFSTQRRRPSKYHSAPFPVLRIDDQQHREMRIATLQFAPILGDVEGNIRRANELLQNGKVLGGVGIGVDVLKPEILILPELALTGYNFPSLEAIKPYLESAGKGPSATWARDTARRYQCKVCVGYPEVEEAGTSQADGSNSQQETYYNSLLVVDENGEVLHNYRKTFLYYTDETWAAEGDVKRGFRELTLRNSQEQNSPSTNVATSFGICMDINPYKFQTPFTAWEFANRVLDSKSQLVVISMAWLTSLGREELDALAGEPEMDTFNYWIQRFWPLIKKRLRHEVNLDGDDAESGKKTVIVFANRAGEEPGPEGTNPVLYAGTSAIIAVTQRPRRPSADGETSAADKGSGNGSDEDESGDKDASPFDVKILCWDMMAATAEGICFADTTMDPKMVFGLVKASR from the exons ATAAGACAAAGAAACTGCCCGTATATTTCGTCATCATTGCTGTTCCAAAGCAAATATATTCTCTCCTTACTGGTTTCGGCCAACAGGGTCGGCCGTTTGTATTCACCATCCGCTCTCCTGCGATTCATTCCGCTGCTTTTAGTACCCAAAGGAGACGCCCGTCAAAGTACCATTCCGCACCATTCCCTGTTCTGCGTATAGACGACCAGCAGCACAGGGAAATGAGGATTGCCACCTTACAGTTTGCCCCGATACTGGGGGATGTAGAAGGCAACATCAGACGGGCCAATGAATTGCTGCAGAATGGCAAAGTGCTAGGAGGTGTAGGGATTGGTGTCGACGTTTTGAAACCGGAGATTCTGATATTGCCTGAGTTAGCTTTGACTG GTTATAACTTCCCTTCGCTGGAGGCTATCAAGCCATATCTGGAGTCCGCGGGGAAGGGCCCATCAGCCACTTGGGCACGGGACACCGCTAGACGCTACCAATGTAAAGTGTGCGTTGGGTATCCTGAAGTCGAGGAAGCGGGGACAAGCCAAGCAGATGGTTCGAATAGCCAGCAGGAGACGTACTACAACTCTCTTCTGGTGGTCGACGAGAACGGGGAAGTTCTGCACAACTATCGCAAGACGTTTCTGTACTATACAGATGAGACATGGGCCGCAGAGGGTGATGTGAAGAGGGGCTTTCGTGAGCTTACCCTCAGAAATTCGCAAGAGCAGAATTCTCCCAGCACCAATGTCGCCACTTCATTCGGTATATGCATGGATATCAACCCGTATAAGTTTCAGACACCGTTCACCGCATGGGAATTCGCGAACCGAGTACTGGATTCGAAGTCTCAGCTAGTCGTCATTTCTATGGCTTGGCTGACATCGTTGGGCCGGGAAGAACTCGACGCCCTCGCTGGAGAGCCGGAAATGGATACCTTCAACTACTGGATCCAGCGGTTTTGGCCCCTCATCAAGAAACGCTTGCGTCATGAGGTTAACTTGGATGGGGACGATGCTGAGTCTGGCAAGAAGACTGTTATTGTTTTTGCGAATCGGGCGGGAGAGGAACCTGGTCCTGAGGGAACCAACCCGGTTCTGTACGCTGGCACGAGTGCTATTATTGCTGTTACGCAACGGCCGCGACGCCCCTCCGCGGATGGAGAAACTAGTGCTGCGGACAAAGGTTCTGGGAATGGgtccgatgaggatgagagTGGGGACAAGGATGCATCGCCGTTTGATGTGAAAATACTGTGCTGGGATATGATGGCCGCGACAGCCGAAGGAATTTGCTTTGCGGATACTACGATGGACCCCAAAATGGTTTTCGGTTTAGTTAAAGCTAGTAGATGA